Genomic segment of Molothrus aeneus isolate 106 chromosome 3, BPBGC_Maene_1.0, whole genome shotgun sequence:
ATGCTTGTGAATGCTCTGAAATCTTGAAATCTGCAGTAACATGCTGTTTTAATTCAGCTCATCTTTCTagtattttaaattgaaataaaagatTCTTTCATCAAgcaaatataatattttttgcaTATCAAACACACAATGATTCCTGAATCCCAGTGTTAATTTGGGGGTTGGTCCTGTGCAGTGTGCTTTGGTCCTAATGCAATAAAATGTGCATGAGTCCATTTTAGCATGAACCTTATAGTGATTGCCCTTTTGCTTAAAGCAAGCATTCGCTCAAACACAATGTGAATTGAAGCCGAAGCACTTAAAAAGCAGTGGATTTAAAACCTGTAAGCGCTGTTACTTGTGAGAGACCTTCTCACTTGTAATCCGTTGAAGCTGTTCTCATAGGGCAAATTCTGACCCTGACTTCAAATAACATCttcagttttggggtgtttccCCACAGAAGCAAAGGAAGGAGGGAGTCCTCATTCACATTTCTAACTGTATCAGCTTGCATAATTGAAGATAATACTCTTCCCTTTAAAGGATCTTTTATTTAAATCACCATATTCATCATTAAGAAAAAACATGAGCTTGAGATTATAGCATCTAACTTTATTCCACATTCCGAAGCTTCCTGAATGCttgcaaaacatttctttcagaTGTGAAAACAAGTTTTAGGCTTCTGACAGTCATATTGGCTATGCACCAAATGTGTTTTTTTAGTCTCCCTAGTCCAGGGTACATAAGAAATGTTTTGATATCCAGTGCAgatttcaggaggaaaaaaatatacagtGCATTTAAGCTTCCCTCTTTACAATGTTTACTAAATACAGTATAATACAAGTAATAATTGTGTAATAATTGTGCTGTGGAAAGTTCTACTGTAATGTAACATGCACTTACAATCCAGAAGTAAAAATTTACTCATCTAAAATGATTTCACTCTCAAGGAACAAGCAGTTTTGGCCAGCTGGATGCATGCTGGGTACACAGCTGGTAGGGTAAGTTGTCTCTTCCACAGTCCATAAAACCCACTAAACAAAAGGAGCATGCTTGAATTCTACTTTTTGTAGTCTGGTTAGAATAGGCTGCATCACCTATTCTATAAGAAGGACACTTTGAACATATTTTTGCATGCAATGAAAATCtctaaatgtaaaaaaaaatattaatgaatgaaaaagcataaatttctttctttctctctttcatcaGAGGACTGCTATTTTAAGTTTGTAGCCTGTGATCAGCCAAATGCAGTGTTACAATCTTATCAGCAAGTTCTGGGTGTGCTAGAACCATAGTGTGCACAGTGAAATGCTCTGTAGACTCTGTAAATGGTTGTTCTTCTAGCAATGACATACATCTCTCCAGATGTGCTGCACACTAAAACAATGAAATCCAGTCAGTAAATAGTATGCAAAATAATTTGCCTTTACAATAAGGAATACTTGTTGTTTACAGTAAGTATTGCTTGAAGCTCAATGTTTTTAGCATTATTTGTGAATGGGTGGATATTGGGCTGGAATACTGCAGATCAGAGATGTTTCCCAAATGCCAGTGTTTCCCAAAGGATGTTCACCTCAGCAAAGGGATGCATGCTGCCAGTCTCCAAAAGCCTGGAAAATCTGGGAGATGTTAAGCATTTTGCCCATTCTCAAAAGCTGCTGAATCTTTGTCTCTCCCAGAAGAGAGACAAGAACTTGTTCTCCCTACAGAAGCTCCCTCAGAATCAGGAGTCCTGAGGTTGGTATTGCCCAAGCCTTTTAGAAACAACGGGCATATTTGCATTTGCAGTGTGGAGTGTGGCAGCTCCTCTACTTGTGGAAATTCTTCACCcttaatttgaaaaaatttaACAGGAAACTCATACAATAAGACTTAATTTGGGTAAGACCCATTTGTCTCTGTTATTTCCAAATCCTGAACATTTGTCATATCACTGCAATTAGTCTCTACTAAGCCAGGGGTTAGCTTGACATGACACACATATAAAAGTCAAGAATACATGTAAGCCTCAACTAAATACTTCATCTTTATCTTCATATCCCAATTCATTATACAATCCCTGTATTCAGCCACAGATGTCTGAAATCTTGTTTTAGTGAAAGACAGGATTTCaatgaataaaagaaagaattaaacaTTGGTacaatttgagaaaaaaacatttgaaataagGAAATGACTAACCCCATAGGAAATCAGgaaacttaattaaaaaatagttgTCATTCATACTGCTTATCTGGATAGCGAGAGCTAGAAAAATGAAACATGAGGAGCTCTGCCCATACAGCCTCACTGGGTATTAAAAACATGACTACCTGTTCTGCTGGCTGCTGACAGAAAAGTCTTTATAATTGTTATCATGCATTTAGTATGTTGTTCAAAACTTTGTTCATTAAGCTATATAtacttcacaattttttttcccacactGTGGGGAATTTGAAACAAGCGTCCCTAATATGGGTCTTTTCAGATCAGATCTTTGCAATCAACAGAACAGGATGTCTACAGTAGCCAGGACTGCATCCTCTATGAGGTCTGCATCTAAGGTTCCTCAGACTGAAGCTTTTCTGGGGTTATAGCAAGAAAGTGGGTAACAGGAGGCGCTctgaaaatgtaacaaaaacATGTGAAATCAAAACTTCTTAAAAGAAGGAACAGTGACATTTGCATTGATGTGCTGTGTATATCAGTAATCTCTAGTATTATCTGTTTCTTCAAgaaatgattttgtttttatgtgGCAGCATTTTTCCCTCTAAAATAAAGAGACAATAGCTGCAATTAAAGATACAACACTATAAATATGCAAGCATACAGCAGAGCAGTAAATAAAAGCCAGCAGGGCAAAGACAAGTGATCTCTCAGACAGTGGGATGTTGGGCTCCATGAAATCACTTCTACATGCCTCTTGGCAAAGTatgtcccctctgcagctgcagataGAGACTTCTCAGATGCACTTCTGTGCATCTTCATCATGCACAGAAAATTGTTCAGATAATTGTGGTTCCACCTAAGATGTATATGTGTGTTTGCAGGAGGCTGAAGCTCAGGATTCTGGGAAAGCTTTTATGATGGTTTCATAGGCAGGAGGTGGGGTTTGTGTGGAGTGGCAGATGCGGAGGTTGTTGTTAGACCAGTGGAATTCAGGTCGAGTCAAGCTGTTGGTGGTGCTTGCCACAAGggttgtggtggtgtttgtggGAGTGAGGGTGATCAGCTGACTGTTCGTCTCCACAGGCAGGGGAGGACACTGCAGAAAAGGGTGGAAGGTGGATGCGCGGAAGCTGGACTTCCTGGGGAAGGAGTTGGCCTGCTCCAAGGAGGCTTGCCGCTGGAAGGTGAGGCTGGCCAGGCTGAGGTTGCTCCGACGTTCACAGCTGCTGTTGCGGTAAAATCCAGTCCTGCTGGCAGTGTGGCCGTGGGAGGAGGGTCTGGACCGACGGCTGAAGGATGAGGGGCTCCCCTGGGAGATGTGGGCACTAGCTCTGCGACGGGACAAGCAGGTGAAAAATGCCCAGATGATCCCTCCAATCACCAGTCCAATCACCATGGACACTGTGAAGGCTATTGTTATCTGCtctgaaatacagcaaaaattAATCTCAAAGTTATTGAAGTAACTCTGAGCGATATTCCtgcaagaaaattaatttaagatgCCAGCCTCCTAAAACGATGAAATGGCCCTTAGGTCTTAGTAACACATGAACTTCacaacacaaacacaacagtTGAAGGTTCTCTTACTACATAGTATTTGggtgttttgtggggttttggggtttttttggtgttttgttttggttttggggattgttttggtttttttattggtTGCTTGTTTACTTTCCATAATTCAACAACatccagaaaatgaaaacaatgaaatCCAAAAACGCATATTTAATATCAGTTTCTGTACCAAGGCAAGGAAAGTCTTTAGCCTTTCCCAGAATCAGCCACTCACCAGCTCCAAGTGTTATAAAACTGCCAAGTATTTCCTTCTCTGGGCAATAGGAGGTGTGGATTTATGCAGACTTGTCCTTCTGGTTATAGACCTTTATggtctgtgtgtatgtgtttgcAAACTCACCTATTAAAACAGTGATGCACCCTCTGCCATGCTCTTAGTGGAGTAAGCTCTGTATTTATTACAACATGAGAACACTTCCCAGCCTTTTACTGCTGAGCAACAGATAGTTTAAATCCTCACAGTAATTAATGTAAATGACTATATCCTAAATAATTTTGGTCAGAGATAACCATTTGTAATACTAAGTCTCTTGAATATTTCCTATCCCCAATGACCAATTTAAAGATGGATTAATCTGCCATTAAGAAAAGTCAATTTCTAGCtcttttagaaatgtttttaaagcctACAAGAtctgaaaaagaacaaacagaaaaacaaaaccaatggctaggatttttttctcttgcacaTGGTCTCACAGGATGGAgagatgtgatttttctttgtaTATTTCTAAGAAGAGGACAGTTACTTCAGAAAACTTCACTCGGTTTGCAACTGAGCACCAGCATTATTGCTGTTGTAAAAAGTCCAGATATATACTTGTAATCCTGGATAAGGCctgaaataaatgcaaaacCTTTATAGATCCTCTCAAAATTCAAGAAGGGTTTGGATCTAAAACAAGAAGGAACACTATGTTGACAACTGGTGGAGCAAAGAGGGGATAAGCAAAAAAATATCCATGGGACACCTTGAAACATGTTTGTTCTGTCTGTACTGTTGTCTCATATTTGTGAAGCATTTTTGTGAGAAAGCAAAATGTGTTCATTAGATAGAGGAAGGTGAGTAACTCCTAGAGCATACTGAACAGCAGGCCCAATAACACTGTGCCAGACAGAAGGTATTAACTCCAGGACTGGGATGCACACATTAGAGGCTCAGAATTTTCTAGCAGCCACTAAAGAGTTTCCTCTGAATTTATGGTGCTGTACAGTCATTTCCAAGCCCTATAATAATGACGGTGCATCTGAGTTGTGGGACTTGGCTAAAGCAGGTGCTGAAGATGCAAGGAGAATGAGCAGCCTGACTGATGGCTAtggagagcagccagcacaCCATGAAGAGGGAGGAGAGGTGCCAGGCAGGACTGATTTGCAGACAGAGGCACCTCAGTACTGGCACCCTGGAAcagattgttttgttttaagtCAGCCCTTAACTTAGGACAAGACACTTCAGGAAAGCGGAAAGAAGCATTATCTTTGCTTCCAGTAGAAGAAATGTACATGTTTATTAGTTAATTGCACTTTAAGAAGCAGTCATTATTATCTTCCTTATCTACCTTCTTACTCTTCTCCCTTCAGGGAAAAATTGCTTGTGCTGTGATTCATACTTGGAAGACTCACAATCCTACTGTTCCTGGCCTGTAACCTCTGCTTTCAGGTAAGCTTATAACATTATCCTTTTCAAATAAAGACTGGCAAGGATAATGCATTGGATATGGTTTCAGGGGGCTGCTCCCTCTCAGGAGAACTTTGGTGTCCTTTCCTTCCAAGACAGATCAGACTTGACCCTAAAAGACAAATTTTCTTTAAGCTCTAATTTCTACAACTCAAAAACTTTTGACTGGACACACTAAAGACAATTGGTGACTGCCCTGTCTGCTTTCTATAAGAACCCACAAGCAGCATCCTGCACTGCAACTCTTGGCTTCAGATCAGATCACTTATCAGCAGCCTTCTTCTCACAAGCTCAGTGTGATTCTGCCCTTTATAAAACATCTTTAGAGACACAGCAGGACTTACTGTGCCCCTTTTGGTCAGGAATAGCTTATTATGCCATTTTAATAGATCGAATACACTCTGTTACTGCAAGTTCCTACTCATACTCCCAAAGGTGGGAAGGGAGAGCCAGGACTTGGTGACCTCCAGTTGAATAAACCCCAGGGGGAGTCCTGAAGACAGCACTTCCCACGCActactgctgtccctgcatggctaTGGGAGCAAGAAATAATCCTTTCTTGTGCTCATTTCTTCTGCACTTCAGCTCAAATGCTAGCTGGTTGTATTTGAGGCTGCCAAGGAATCCCccaggcacagggctctgtgctgccaatGGATATCCCTGCAACTCTTTGGGCTCTCAGCTGGCAAAGGGGATCTCCACGGGgctcagcagcctccagcaTAAGCAGAAGCACAGCAAGCAGCACAAGTGTACCTGGCTCTGGGGTTGCACCATGGTGAGGATTTGTCCCTGTATCCCTTGAGTCATGATTTGCACCACCTGCACAATCTAACCAGAGTCTCACACTGTTAAAAGCAGATAAGGGAATTGACAAAAGTATTGAGTGCAGCTCTTCAGTCCTTCCCACGTGCTGTTCCCCTGTGCTGGAGGTACAGCACAGATAATTATCCCTTTGGATAATGGCGTCATTTTCTTTAACTTGGTtagttcttttatttctctatcTCCATATATGATGGAAAAATCGAGGGTCAAATTATTCCCTGATGAAGCACAGCTGGGTTCACACTGACTATTTCAGTTGCCAGGACTCCATATGTTCTCTTCTCCATTTGGACCTACATTTAACCCCCTTGGTTCTTATTACAGAAATATCACTAGACCCATTGGTTACggacatttcattttttctcttccaaaaatCTCACTGACTTCAGTTGGAACGGTGGGTCACTATTGGGTGAAACTTGTTCTTTGCTTACTCCCTGCAGAGGATGAATTTCACAGAAATGTAAATCTGTTCTAAAACCTTATATTGTGGAATTGTAAATCTATACCCATTGATTTCCTCTTTAGAATGTCCAACAATCACAGCCCTGAGGTACATTGGAGAAAATATTatcaaacagagaaaaagatcAAAGACAGAGTGGGACTTGCTGCACCTGGGATTTTGAGTGGAACATCTGGCCTTCACcaaattgtttttctcttccttaatctgggcagtggcagagcagagctagCCTTCGGGGGGAGTCAGGATGACACTGATACAAAGTGTCTCCCAAGGGGCCATTGTAATAACTTACGGTTTCCTGAGAGCTGTGCCTGTCATTCTGTCCTCTGCTTTTAAGGAAAACAGTAAGAAGAAAGATCTGGGGATAAGTTAGGGATGCTGCTAAAAACAACAACTACCCAGGGCCCAGTCCCCTAAATATGTTTTTGATCTGGATGTTTTCAGGCTGCTCACACTGCCTGCTTTATTTGATTGTGCCACAACGGAAAAGATTCGATAACTCACCTCAGTCAATTCTCCGTTCTCACCTGTAACACCAGCTGAGGTGAAGAACAAAGACTTTTAACAACAATGCAGGACAGACTTTGAGGTACAAAGTCAGAAGTGAAAGGCTAAGGTAAAAAAGCAATTGGATATCTTAGCCACTTTACTTTTCTATCTGTGAGACTTCCAAATGACAATACAAAAAAGGTTGGTATTTCAGAACCCACAGTAACACCCATAACTTCTTAATGTTACCCCCAGGTCTGAACATTAAGTCAGCACATTTGTCAACCCAATATCTATCTAGATCAGGCAATTTCTTCTGAAGTCTCCCTGTTTCCTCATCTCTAGTTTCTACATGCAGTGTTATGGAAATGTGGTACTACAGGTTTGTGCAGGGGATTATTGCATCTGCTGTGCAAAACTTTTTCTTGATCATTgaagctttctttaaaaatttcatAACTTCCATGAACTATATATATTAAGGGATAGCATATATCCTATCAAATTGATCACTCCTGGCAAGTGCTTATTTCTTGACAGAATCCACACTGGAGAAATTTAGACACAATTTAAACATCACATTAGTAACATGTGATGATAGACTGGCTGATAAGATGTTTTTCCTAGGACTGGGCCctgaaaatttttttcccatctggCCTGGACACCTGAAACAGAATCAACCAAAGGTGGCTCATACCAATCAGTAAGTCTTGTCAGAAGTGTACTAAGTTCTCTACTTCCTCTCTTTGGGTTTACCTCACTGAAAAATAGCAACACAATCCCTACCTATTTCAGTCTCTGAAATACCCAAAATCTTCATAAAATAGATTTGATTTTTGTGATAGAGTATCCTACTTCTATCATGTAGGCTTGCAGGATTCTTGCAGACATACCAGGGCAACTTTTACTTCTGcgaatttcattttctttcgtTTTATGGACCATATCAGCCATCCCTTTGAATTCAAAACACATTTGTGTTGGGGATTCATTTTCCCACGGAATCTCTCTCttgccctcagctctggctgcaatGAGCTGCAATGAGCTGAAATAGGACTTTGTCCTTGACCTCAGGAAATCCTTGGGAGCTGTATATTTCCTATACCATTATGGTAAGTTCCCCAAGGTGTAAAATTAAGGTGGACACAGGATCTTCCTTCCCCCATGCTCACAAATATATGCTTTGGAAAACTCTACAGCTGGCCATAGTGAGAGAGTAGTACCTTTCAAACTCATGTAAGCAGCACCCCCAATGAGAGCATCTCAGAGCATGAACCAGGGTAGGGTGGAGGAAGATAGGAGAAAGTACTGAATGCaagggaaagagaaatggaaaagactCTTTTTGCTAGCTCTCTCTCCTTTATGTGATGTCATATGCCAGCTCCTCAAAACTTGTTTAAGTTGGTAAGCATTCCTCTCCctacatgcacacacatttgCACCAGCAACTTCAGCTTGCCTTGCCCCAAAGCTGAAAAGCCTTGGTAACTAGTAGAGGGTTTGAtttcaaacatgaaaaaatcaGCTCAGCCTTTTTTTTACTGAGATGATCTTTTCCCAAAATGAAAACTCGGTGGCAAAAGCAGGTATAAAACACATGCAAACCAGGAGGGGAATTCATGCCTCACTCATCCATTGCACAGCTTAGTATAGAGCACCAGCTAGTGTACTAAAGCATGAATTGCATTCCACACTTTACAAAGCCATTAAACTGACAGTATCAACGGTTCAGACGCTATTTTTGAGCAGTGTCAGGTTTCAAGCGAGGTTCAGCTGTCATTAGCAGAGGATCATAACAGAGCCTCTTCTGTGCAAAACCAGACTGGACCAGCCAGGGTTCTTCAGAGCTTGAACAAACTCACAGCAACTTCCTCACAGCTCCAGTGTTAAGGACACCTTCCTGTCTGAGCAACCAGGAGCCACTCCGGCAGTGACACTCATACCAccagagctgggacagaaaCCCTTTCACAGCTACACCCCCTGACCCACACAATCAGACCAGGTTTCCTTACCAGCTCAACCCCTGGTGTCCCACAGCAGAGTCTCAGAACTTTAGATCCTAAAAATCATTTGATCAAGATGCAATAACAACAGCCTCCAAGAAGGAACCCAGAACAAAGGAAACTCTAGGCTTTTATGCCCTCATAGTCTAAGGGTGGGAAAATCTGGGGTGCTTGGCTCCTACTGTCTCAAAGAGTCCAAGTCCGATCCCGCGGCAGGGCCACAGGTCCCTGGGCCCATTTTTTATGCAAAGGGTCAGCAGGTCACAGGGTCCTGCCTCGGGCTCAGCCTCCTGCCCCCCAGAACACAGcctgcagctgtccctgcagctgcaccccaAGTTACCTGCACTGAGTGGATTCCTCAACAATAGCAAATGTACAGCTCTAATCTGAACAGGCTACAGCTACCCATCCTCATGTATCCCAGGCAACGAGTTGGGAAATGAAGTACACCTGGGGCCCAAAGAGCCACCACTTCTTCCCACCACAGAAGGCTTGAAATAAGTAGCAATACTTGAAATTTTATGCTGGTTCTACCAGCtccaagaaataattttaaagctgGGGCTAGTATCAGTAGCCAGCTCCTATGCTACTGTTGTCATGCTGAGCTcaaaaaagcaatttctttaTATCTGACAAGTGTTGATATTACTATCTTCCCAATTGCCACTAATTGTGTTACCAAAACAGCCTCTCATTAATCATTTGTAGGCAGCCCATGATTCAGTTGGGTGGATGAATCAGTTGCTGCGTAATATCAGCCAGCTGTGATCTTAGTCATGGCAACTTCAAGAGACTTCACACATGACTCTTGTAAGATGACTGAGGGACAGGCTGCAGCACAAATTGGTTCAGGTAGTTGTGATGTCCAGAAAACAGAATCTGTAGGGGAAAATTAGCTGAAAGAAAAGTAGACTGTGCAGGCATAAGAACTAATAAGTGAGATAGAGTTGCTGCCAGAAATATCAGAGCTCTGCATTCAGACACAAACTTGCTAAAGGGGTGTTTTATTCTGCCTGTGCTACTGCAAGATTTACAGCAACAGAGAGTAATTCTCCCACTTCCCCTAATAACAGGCTTTTTCATGTCCACAGCAGATAAAATAAGAAGTGTTgagtttaaaataaagcaaaggaaattaaaaatctgtttctagCTATGAGAACAGGTAAGAACTAGCATAGATAATCCAGGCATGTAGTGCATCCATCCCcagtaaagattttaaaaagcaacatCAGTCAATCCTGTTAATCCTGTCTTGAAAACAGAAGGTAGAACAAATGACAGCTCAAGGTCCACACTGGCATAACTGTGCAGTTTCTAAGATTTTCATCAATCAGGTAAGAAAATGGGCTCCAGAAGCatcaaaaaattattaattaaatgacaagtttaaaaaagaaaaaaaaaatgtagtccATGCTTTTGGATCAATGCTCCTTTTGAAATGCAGAGGGGCTGGTTGTTCATCAGAGGGTTAACTTCACAAATGAGGAACCTATCTAGGAACAAGATTGCCCTCTGTTGGAAACTGATGCTGGAATCGAAACTATACAGAAACCACCTTCATTCTGGTAAAACAGGGAGCCAGAAAAAGCTATTGAAAAACATTCCAATAGAAGATTACAGAGATTTTCTTAGTACctcaaaaaccagaaaaattctGAATTGCATCACCACAAACACTTAGGGCTAGCATTTTGCAGAGGCTTTGAAAGTGAAGTAAACCAAGGCATAGCAAAAGTGTTCAGAAGTTTAAAGatgtaaagcttgcacggttTTGTACCTTGATGCAAATATCTGCAATCATGGAGGAGCATAAGGCTAAGTCTGTTCTTAAATTCATATTTCTTGACATCCACAGTGATATCCAGAATGATCTTCATGGACTAGAGTACATTTGCTTTGATTACTAATATAATTCATTGTGATAAAAAGCCAGAGGAGTGGAATATGCCATCTCAATATCCCACAAACCAACTCAGAATTAATGATGTTCCCGTGATATTACTGGCAGTTGATTTTTAATGGAATGACAAATAAAGAGTAATTGTAAAAATCAGAAGGAAACATCTAAGATAGAGATGTCAGCATGTTTAATTTAATGCCTTTGGCACAACTatgtaaaacaaagcaaagactCCTTCAGGCATACTTTGTTACTATGTGGTTTCATTGTGATTCCTAGTGCATAACAAAAGCAGTAATAGAGTTTGATCATTTCCGCATATGCAGCAAGCAATCCTCTGGCCAGACTTCTTACCCACCTCACAAAAGCACAGCTAAGCTATAGGGCCTCTTTATAAACCTAAATCAAACACTAAATCACAGTCTGACACAGAACAATATGGCATTATACTTATTACTTAattgattaaaataatttacaccTGAGAATAAGGAATCTCATATGTGAACAGACCTTAAAATTAATCAGAATTTtctaaaacttttaaaattaaggatgaaatactgaaatatgtAGCCTAGATTTAAGAAAACTGAAGACATCCAGAGGTGGAACATAACACAAGTGTTTGAAGGTGTTATTGGGAAGAATGTGAGGAATATATAGAAAACATCCTCATTCCCACCATAGTAATTCTTTAGTCAGTGCCTGATCCAGATACAGCTTCAGGTGGAGCTCACTCTTACTTTAAGAACCCACAAAAGCCAGGAATTATACTGGAAGTCCAAGTCTTATAAGAATATAGAGAAGAATATTTCAAAAGATTCAGAGTAAGAAAGCACACTCTGAGTGCCTGGAGACACTAGCTACACTAGAAAAGAAGGGTGACATTTCAGCCTTCCCAGTGCATCCTATACAGAGTGGCTCccaaggcagtgctggcagtaGTGCTGAAGGCTCTGCTCATGTCCCTGTGAGGCTCAAGAGTCCCTTTCTGTCACCTGAGGCAAGACCTTGTTTCTGCTCCTTGCTTTTGGCAGTGCaatctctctccctctccccctgcaACCTGCTCATCTGTTCCCCTGTTTCCCAGGAGAGGAGCAATCTCCCCTTTACAGTTCCATAGCTCTTACTCTCCCTTTTGAATACACACCATGTATTTAGCAAAATATTGGAAGGTAATCCTTCCTACGGCAGACAacttggaactagatgatctttaaattcccttccaagccaaaccattctatgattctatgattaacATAGATAGAATTAATGAAATGTGCAGCATGGTGTCTTGGCAGAAGTTGAAAGAAATTTATTGAGGCTCAAAATTGTGACGTTTCTCCAAGAGAGTCCTTTCTCACTCATAACATACTGCCTTTGAAATACTTCCACAGTGTGTTCTGCTGACAGCTGACTTCTGCATTACTTGTTCAGAAATAgacattattaaaaatactgcTTACTGCTCTATTTACAATCTCATTATTTTTTGAGATTGCTAAAACAAGGACCTTCTTCaggtgaaaatttaaaaagatgtACAAAGTCAAAGAATGGAAGGAAGAGCTGTTTGTGAACTTGCTGAATACTTTTCTGAAGTATCCAATAAATAAGTATTCAAGGAGCAGGAATAGTgatctatattttttttcactacAGTAATACCTGACCTACAaccagaaatgcaaaaaaatctcCTGATGCACATCTTCCTCTGGAAAAAGTTTAATAGTGAGGATTTTGAGAACACAGAAGTATGTTTATATGTGATAGTACTGTACTCTTCAGTTACTTACCTGAGGTTCAAAACCTGATCTTTCTTTGTCCTAGTACTTTCTGGGTGAACATCAATCTGTTTGAGAGAGTGCACCAAATATTTCTATGAACATCTATATCAGTGTGGGCTAAGAGATCCAATGAGGTAGCAGTCAGAAAAAATCTGTGCAACCAGAAGTTAAGAAATGCTGACAT
This window contains:
- the MYCT1 gene encoding myc target protein 1, encoding MWCSKIRQALTNSSPEAGNVIHPFPFRQTTQFRGSTKPLLLVQKSQNSENYCSSVDVPFCICYLDVMDRNSTFTPVTWPPKFWEQITIAFTVSMVIGLVIGGIIWAFFTCLSRRRASAHISQGSPSSFSRRSRPSSHGHTASRTGFYRNSSCERRSNLSLASLTFQRQASLEQANSFPRKSSFRASTFHPFLQCPPLPVETNSQLITLTPTNTTTTLVASTTNSLTRPEFHWSNNNLRICHSTQTPPPAYETIIKAFPES